A stretch of the Mycobacterium sp. ITM-2016-00317 genome encodes the following:
- a CDS encoding MMPL family transporter, whose translation MSRRLSWLVALLVVLASGALMGVLGGGGDASSQSPVAVPADSESARADAARAAFPGGDQVPAILVVTRADSAPLAPADIAAVDAARDRMLAAAGTGPGGPPTQVAEDGEAAVATVPLQGELSGFALTDKVEELRAAAGDGLPGDLQAELTGGPAFGADIADSFSGANFTLLAVTAAVVALLLIITYRSPVLWLVPLLVIGFADRVAAVVGASVADALGMTPDGSTSGITSVLVFGAGTNYALLLISRYREELGRTESHQAALNTAVRRAGPAIVASNATVVLALLTLLLASAPSTRSLGVQAASGLVIAAVFVLLVLPPALGLFGRKLFWPFIPEVGAKPLTDSGIWHRVAAAVARRPARVAVVSIGVLALLCTGLLGTPVGLSQTEQFRVQAESVSGFETLADHFPSGLTDPARVIASTDRAAEVQQAITDTPGVVSAIPAGESPDGLTQWSVILVADPATDEAFDTVDALRDSVHAADPDGLVGGSDATARDAAGAAAHDRTVVIPAILLVVLVVLYVLLRALVAPLVLVAATVLSSVAALGLGGWASVHVFGFPGLDNTAPLFAFLFLVALGVDYTIFLVTRAKEETPEHGTRDGIVRAVSATGAVITSAGIVLASVFCVLGVLPLIVLTQIGIIVGLGILLDTFVVRTVVIPALFTLIGPKIWWPALREKADRTGG comes from the coding sequence ATGAGCCGTCGTTTGTCCTGGCTGGTCGCGCTGCTCGTCGTGCTCGCCTCCGGCGCCCTGATGGGGGTGCTCGGCGGCGGCGGAGACGCCAGCTCGCAATCGCCGGTCGCCGTACCCGCCGACTCCGAGTCCGCCCGCGCGGATGCGGCCAGAGCCGCGTTCCCGGGCGGAGATCAGGTACCCGCGATCCTGGTGGTCACACGCGCGGATTCCGCGCCGCTGGCTCCGGCCGACATCGCGGCCGTGGACGCGGCCAGGGACCGCATGCTCGCCGCCGCAGGCACCGGCCCCGGCGGGCCGCCGACCCAGGTCGCCGAGGACGGCGAGGCGGCCGTGGCGACGGTGCCGCTGCAGGGCGAGCTGTCCGGGTTCGCGCTGACCGACAAGGTCGAGGAGTTGCGCGCGGCGGCCGGCGACGGACTGCCGGGTGATCTGCAGGCGGAGCTGACCGGCGGGCCCGCGTTCGGCGCCGACATCGCGGACTCGTTCTCCGGGGCCAACTTCACGCTGCTCGCCGTCACCGCGGCCGTGGTGGCCCTGCTGCTGATCATCACCTACCGCTCCCCCGTGCTGTGGCTGGTGCCACTGCTGGTGATCGGCTTCGCCGACCGGGTCGCCGCCGTCGTCGGCGCGTCGGTCGCCGACGCACTCGGCATGACCCCGGACGGCTCCACCTCGGGCATCACCAGCGTGCTGGTCTTCGGCGCGGGCACCAACTATGCGCTGCTGCTGATCTCGCGCTATCGCGAGGAACTCGGCCGCACCGAGTCCCACCAGGCCGCACTGAACACCGCGGTGCGGCGCGCGGGTCCGGCGATCGTCGCGAGCAACGCCACCGTGGTGCTGGCGCTGTTGACACTGCTGCTCGCGTCCGCGCCCAGCACCCGCAGCCTCGGCGTGCAGGCCGCGTCGGGACTGGTGATCGCGGCGGTCTTCGTGCTCCTGGTGCTGCCCCCGGCACTCGGGCTGTTCGGCCGGAAACTGTTCTGGCCGTTCATCCCCGAGGTCGGGGCCAAACCGCTGACCGACAGCGGCATCTGGCACCGCGTCGCCGCGGCGGTCGCGCGCAGGCCCGCACGCGTGGCGGTCGTGTCGATCGGCGTGCTGGCCCTGCTGTGCACCGGGCTGCTCGGCACCCCGGTCGGACTGTCGCAGACCGAACAGTTCCGCGTGCAGGCCGAGTCGGTCAGCGGCTTCGAGACACTCGCCGACCACTTCCCCAGCGGCCTGACCGACCCCGCCAGAGTGATCGCGTCGACCGACCGCGCCGCCGAGGTGCAGCAGGCGATCACCGACACCCCGGGCGTGGTGTCGGCCATACCGGCAGGCGAGTCGCCCGACGGACTGACCCAGTGGTCGGTGATCCTGGTTGCCGACCCGGCCACCGACGAGGCCTTCGACACCGTGGACGCACTGCGCGATTCGGTGCACGCGGCCGATCCGGACGGCCTGGTCGGCGGTTCCGACGCCACCGCACGCGATGCCGCCGGCGCGGCGGCGCACGACCGCACCGTGGTCATCCCCGCGATCCTGCTCGTGGTGCTGGTGGTGCTGTACGTACTGCTGCGGGCGCTGGTGGCCCCGCTGGTGCTGGTCGCGGCCACCGTGCTCAGCTCGGTGGCCGCGCTCGGGCTGGGCGGCTGGGCCAGTGTGCACGTGTTCGGCTTCCCCGGCCTGGACAACACCGCGCCGCTGTTCGCGTTCCTGTTCCTGGTGGCGCTCGGCGTGGACTACACGATCTTCCTTGTGACCAGGGCCAAGGAGGAGACACCCGAGCACGGCACCCGGGACGGCATCGTGCGCGCGGTGTCGGCGACGGGCGCGGTGATCACCAGCGCGGGCATCGTGCTGGCGTCGGTGTTCTGCGTGCTCGGGGTGCTCCCGCTGATCGTGCTCACCCAGATCGGCATCATCGTCGGCCTCGGCATCCTGCTCGACACCTTCGTGGTGCGCACCGTCGTCATCCCTGCGTTGTTCACGTTGATCGGACCGAAGATCTGGTGGCCCGCGCTGCGCGAGAAGGCCGACAGAACCGGCGGGTAG
- a CDS encoding PaaI family thioesterase: protein MTDYGLDPRRVDPEYDRHGGFPVFEPATPGPGFERFLTAMRQAQDLAVSANPDPDTWTEAADRVEELVNLLEPFRAGEGVGPANRVPSLPGAGSLLMPPWTVTKFEADGIELEVTFSRYHVGGNHAVHGGVLPLLFDSMFGMVIHATGRPISRTAFLHVDYRRVTPVDTVLTARGWLREAEGRKAFVNAELLDAEGNVLAESHGLMIRLLPGQP, encoded by the coding sequence GTGACCGACTACGGACTGGATCCGCGCCGCGTCGATCCCGAGTACGACCGGCACGGCGGATTCCCGGTGTTCGAACCCGCCACGCCGGGCCCCGGGTTCGAGCGCTTCCTCACCGCGATGCGCCAGGCCCAGGATCTGGCCGTCTCGGCGAACCCGGACCCCGACACCTGGACCGAGGCCGCCGACCGCGTCGAGGAACTGGTCAACCTGTTGGAGCCGTTCCGCGCCGGTGAGGGAGTGGGCCCGGCCAACCGGGTGCCGTCGCTGCCGGGCGCGGGCAGCCTGCTGATGCCGCCGTGGACGGTGACGAAGTTCGAGGCCGACGGCATCGAACTGGAGGTCACCTTCAGCCGCTACCACGTCGGCGGCAACCACGCCGTGCACGGCGGGGTGCTGCCGTTGTTGTTCGACTCGATGTTCGGCATGGTGATCCACGCGACCGGCCGTCCGATCAGCCGCACCGCATTCCTGCACGTGGACTACCGCAGGGTGACGCCCGTGGACACCGTGCTGACCGCGCGCGGCTGGTTGCGGGAAGCCGAGGGGCGCAAGGCTTTCGTCAACGCCGAGCTCCTCGACGCCGAGGGCAACGTGCTGGCCGAGTCCCACGGATTGATGATCAGGCTGCTGCCCGGGCAGCCGTAG
- a CDS encoding GGDEF domain-containing protein, with product MGVGEFFRTWWRQPHEFDWIARHFRARGLLRVHQVFIGCFSLLYGLTALLSVVWAYYDGGSVGGRVLVLSIAASSAVLGVVWIFGSWPTERQSIAFAVYADVAVVVVMGCYQDAFTAMPGLALLAANGIYIVIVHGPRALVLHLGFTAAVFAVTYGIAIAQGAAPVSVITVRLLVLMPTVIALPVIVQSYLLALRMDAVDSLHDPLTRLYNRRGLDTHLADLVAPGGTQVGVLAVDIDKFKAINDRYGHDTGDRVLVAVADAARAAVSARGVRSATARTGGEEFVIVVDGGPELVVEIAATLHDLVTRCDTPQAPTVSIGAATSRIDDDLDVVVRALIERADAAMYRAKQAGGNRTVTVDDAVPAQD from the coding sequence ATGGGGGTAGGGGAGTTCTTCCGTACCTGGTGGCGTCAGCCACATGAATTCGACTGGATAGCAAGGCATTTCCGTGCCCGCGGGTTGCTGCGGGTACATCAGGTGTTCATCGGCTGCTTCTCGCTGCTCTACGGGCTGACCGCGCTGCTGTCGGTGGTGTGGGCCTACTACGACGGGGGATCGGTCGGCGGCCGGGTGCTGGTGCTGTCCATCGCGGCCAGTTCGGCTGTGCTGGGCGTGGTCTGGATCTTCGGGTCCTGGCCCACCGAGCGCCAGTCGATCGCGTTCGCGGTGTACGCCGACGTCGCGGTGGTGGTGGTGATGGGCTGCTACCAGGACGCGTTCACCGCGATGCCCGGGCTGGCGCTGCTGGCGGCCAACGGCATCTACATCGTGATCGTCCACGGTCCGCGCGCGCTGGTGCTGCACCTGGGGTTCACCGCGGCGGTGTTCGCGGTGACCTACGGAATCGCGATCGCGCAGGGTGCCGCGCCGGTCTCGGTGATCACGGTGCGTCTGCTCGTGCTGATGCCGACGGTGATCGCGCTGCCGGTCATCGTGCAGTCCTATCTGCTGGCGCTGCGGATGGACGCGGTGGACTCGCTGCACGACCCGCTGACCCGGCTGTACAACCGGCGCGGTCTGGACACCCACCTCGCCGATCTGGTCGCACCGGGCGGCACCCAGGTCGGCGTGCTGGCGGTGGACATCGACAAGTTCAAGGCCATCAACGACCGGTACGGCCACGACACAGGGGACCGGGTGCTGGTCGCGGTCGCCGACGCGGCCCGGGCGGCCGTCTCGGCCCGCGGTGTGCGGTCGGCGACCGCCCGCACCGGCGGCGAGGAGTTCGTGATCGTCGTCGACGGCGGACCCGAGCTCGTCGTGGAGATCGCCGCGACGCTGCACGATCTGGTCACGCGCTGCGACACGCCGCAGGCGCCGACGGTCAGCATCGGGGCGGCCACCTCCCGCATCGACGACGACCTCGACGTCGTGGTCCGCGCGCTGATCGAGCGCGCCGACGCGGCGATGTACCGGGCCAAGCAGGCCGGCGGCAACCGGACCGTGACGGTCGACGACGCGGTTCCGGCGCAGGACTGA
- the purT gene encoding formate-dependent phosphoribosylglycinamide formyltransferase: MTETTYGETVMLLGAGARSGELASAFERLGAGVVTVPDHDDAAALTARIDEHRPRYVVVDTDAVPADALLTVADREGVEVYPTPRASRLSLDREGLRKLAADELGLPTAPFWFAGSVDELTAIATHAGFPMVVKPVAAAPGEGESVLLRQEDVEPAWQLAVSGGLQRVIAETVVEVDFEVTLLTVRTSGPAGPAVHFCEPIGHHQNDAEALESWQPQRLSPIALDSAKSIAARIVNSLGGRGVFAVELLVRGDEVYFSDVRPRLQDSGLVTLRSQRLSQFELHARAVLGLPVDTIMISPGAVEVSYSDGEDRDVSGGEMHAVLADALAVAESDVRVFRATEVAGTGEASWLSWSTATAQDPIVARDRARRVASAVRRLR; this comes from the coding sequence ATGACTGAGACGACATATGGCGAGACGGTGATGCTGCTCGGCGCGGGCGCGCGCAGCGGCGAGCTTGCCTCGGCGTTCGAGCGCCTCGGCGCCGGGGTGGTCACCGTGCCCGATCACGACGACGCGGCGGCGCTGACCGCGCGGATCGACGAGCACCGGCCCCGCTACGTGGTCGTCGACACCGACGCCGTCCCCGCCGACGCGCTGCTGACCGTCGCCGACCGCGAGGGTGTGGAGGTGTACCCGACCCCGCGCGCGTCGCGGCTGTCCCTGGACAGGGAGGGCCTGCGCAAGCTCGCCGCCGACGAACTGGGGCTGCCGACCGCGCCGTTCTGGTTCGCGGGTTCGGTGGACGAGCTGACCGCGATCGCGACGCACGCCGGATTCCCGATGGTCGTCAAACCCGTGGCTGCCGCCCCCGGCGAGGGCGAGTCGGTGCTGCTGCGGCAGGAGGACGTGGAGCCGGCATGGCAGCTCGCGGTGTCCGGCGGCTTGCAGCGCGTCATCGCCGAGACGGTCGTCGAGGTCGACTTCGAGGTGACGCTGCTGACCGTGCGCACGAGCGGTCCCGCAGGCCCGGCGGTGCACTTCTGCGAGCCGATCGGCCACCATCAGAACGACGCCGAGGCACTGGAGTCCTGGCAGCCGCAGCGGCTTTCGCCGATCGCGCTGGATTCGGCGAAGTCGATCGCGGCGCGCATCGTCAACTCGCTCGGTGGCCGGGGGGTGTTCGCGGTGGAGCTGCTGGTGCGCGGCGACGAGGTGTACTTCTCCGACGTCCGGCCACGGCTGCAGGACAGCGGCCTGGTGACGCTGCGCTCCCAACGGCTCTCGCAGTTCGAGTTGCACGCGCGGGCCGTCCTCGGCCTGCCGGTCGACACCATCATGATCTCGCCCGGTGCGGTCGAGGTGAGTTACTCCGACGGAGAGGACAGGGACGTGTCCGGCGGTGAGATGCACGCCGTGCTGGCCGATGCGCTCGCGGTCGCCGAGAGCGACGTGCGGGTGTTCCGGGCGACCGAGGTGGCCGGGACCGGCGAGGCGTCCTGGCTCAGTTGGTCCACGGCGACGGCGCAGGACCCGATCGTGGCGCGTGACCGCGCCCGCCGGGTCGCGTCGGCTGTGCGCAGGCTCCGGTGA
- a CDS encoding peptidase M50 codes for MDPSAVAVVRAGTHRVPRSLRDLPVLDPTTEVAGGTGPTDYRRLIVVGTDRDLAQLLTRLLRADRLDVEVAHVRRPWQARRARTAAAVRVPLIRDETGTVIAGAAHWAPPDGQRTLHGEAVVDDVQLFDGDVPGVRIEPIAVMPGLRARVQSGRLRRTRWVSGRAVQLGTTGAIVVRDGTATARPARRSTFYRHTEGWLRVGGK; via the coding sequence TTGGACCCGTCAGCAGTCGCAGTCGTGCGTGCGGGCACCCACCGCGTACCCCGATCACTGCGCGATCTGCCCGTCCTCGACCCCACCACCGAAGTAGCCGGCGGCACCGGCCCGACCGACTACCGGCGCCTGATCGTGGTCGGCACGGACCGGGATCTGGCACAACTGCTGACCCGGTTGTTGCGCGCCGACCGACTCGACGTCGAGGTCGCGCACGTGCGCCGGCCGTGGCAGGCCAGACGCGCCCGCACGGCCGCCGCGGTCCGGGTTCCGCTGATCCGTGACGAGACCGGCACCGTCATCGCCGGCGCCGCGCACTGGGCGCCGCCGGACGGGCAGCGCACCCTCCACGGAGAGGCCGTCGTCGACGACGTGCAGCTCTTCGACGGCGACGTGCCCGGTGTGCGCATCGAGCCGATCGCCGTGATGCCCGGGCTGCGGGCCCGGGTGCAGTCGGGCCGGCTGCGCCGCACCCGCTGGGTCAGCGGGCGGGCCGTGCAGCTCGGCACCACCGGTGCGATCGTGGTCCGCGACGGGACGGCCACCGCCCGGCCGGCCCGGCGGTCCACGTTCTACCGGCACACCGAGGGCTGGCTGCGCGTCGGAGGCAAATAG
- a CDS encoding adenylosuccinate synthase → MPAIVLIGAQWGDEGKGKATDLLGGRVQWVVRYQGGNNAGHTVVLPTGENFALHLIPSGILTPGVTNVIGNGVVVDPGVLLTELKGLEDRGVDTERLLISADANLLMPYHVAIDKVVERYAGSKKIGTTGRGIGPCYQDKIARIGIRVADVLDPALLAEKIEAALDFKNQVLVKIYNRKALEPAEVVESLLEQAEGFKHRIADARLLLNVALERGETVLLEGSQGTLLDVDHGTYPFVTSSNPTAGGACVGSGIGPTRITTVLGILKAYTTRVGSGPFPTELFDEYGAYLAKTGGEVGVTTGRARRCGWFDAVIARYATRVNGITDYFLTKLDVLSSLETVPICVGYTVDGKRTDEMPMTQSEIARAEPIYEELPGWWEDISGAREFDDLPAKARDYVLRLEELSGAPVSCIGVGPGRDQTIVRRDVLAQR, encoded by the coding sequence ATGCCGGCAATCGTCCTCATCGGCGCCCAATGGGGCGACGAGGGCAAAGGTAAAGCCACCGACCTCCTGGGTGGGCGGGTCCAATGGGTGGTGCGCTACCAGGGCGGCAACAACGCCGGGCACACCGTGGTGCTGCCGACGGGCGAGAATTTCGCGCTGCACCTGATCCCGTCGGGCATCCTCACCCCTGGCGTGACGAACGTGATCGGCAACGGCGTCGTCGTCGACCCGGGGGTGCTGCTCACCGAGCTCAAGGGGCTGGAGGATCGCGGCGTCGACACCGAGCGGCTGCTGATCTCGGCCGACGCGAACCTGCTGATGCCCTACCACGTCGCGATCGACAAGGTCGTGGAGCGCTACGCGGGCAGCAAGAAGATCGGCACCACCGGCCGCGGGATCGGCCCCTGCTACCAGGACAAGATCGCGCGCATCGGCATCCGCGTGGCCGACGTGCTGGATCCGGCGCTGTTGGCCGAAAAGATCGAGGCCGCACTGGATTTCAAGAATCAGGTGCTGGTGAAGATCTACAACCGCAAGGCGCTGGAGCCCGCCGAGGTGGTCGAGAGCCTGCTGGAGCAGGCCGAGGGCTTCAAGCACCGCATCGCCGATGCCCGGCTGCTGCTCAACGTCGCGCTCGAGCGTGGCGAGACGGTGCTGCTCGAGGGCTCCCAGGGCACCCTGCTCGACGTCGACCACGGCACGTATCCGTTCGTGACGTCGTCGAACCCGACCGCGGGCGGGGCGTGCGTCGGCTCCGGCATCGGGCCGACCCGGATCACCACGGTCCTGGGCATCCTGAAGGCCTACACGACCCGCGTCGGCTCCGGCCCGTTCCCCACCGAGCTGTTCGACGAGTACGGCGCCTACCTGGCCAAGACAGGTGGCGAGGTCGGCGTCACGACCGGCCGGGCACGGCGCTGCGGCTGGTTCGACGCCGTGATCGCCCGGTACGCGACCAGGGTCAACGGCATCACCGACTACTTCCTGACCAAGCTCGACGTGTTGTCCAGCCTGGAGACCGTGCCGATCTGCGTCGGCTACACCGTGGACGGCAAGCGCACCGACGAGATGCCGATGACCCAGAGTGAGATCGCGCGCGCGGAGCCGATCTACGAGGAGCTGCCCGGCTGGTGGGAGGACATCTCCGGGGCCAGGGAGTTCGACGACCTGCCGGCCAAGGCCCGGGACTACGTGCTGCGGCTGGAGGAGCTCTCCGGGGCGCCGGTCTCGTGCATCGGGGTGGGACCGGGCCGCGACCAGACCATCGTGCGTCGCGACGTGCTGGCCCAGCGGTGA
- a CDS encoding ferredoxin: protein MLVSKVVADRELCIQAGNCVMVAGDIFDQDDEGMVVVLDDEVTGDAADRAREAVKLCPASALALEDR, encoded by the coding sequence GTGCTGGTGAGCAAGGTGGTCGCAGACCGTGAGCTGTGCATCCAGGCGGGCAACTGCGTGATGGTGGCCGGCGACATCTTCGACCAGGACGACGAGGGCATGGTGGTGGTCCTCGACGACGAGGTGACCGGCGATGCCGCCGACCGCGCCCGCGAGGCGGTCAAGCTGTGCCCGGCGAGTGCTCTGGCTCTGGAAGATCGATGA
- a CDS encoding Na+/H+ antiporter, with translation MSASLLAILVVSVLVAAVTRRHDLSAPLVLVVVGLTIGMLPDIEYVVDVALDPEVVLYVVLPPLLWTAGLTSSSVSMRANKRPIALLAVALPLLTTAVVGYVAYRTVPEMTLAAAFVLGAIVAPPDAVSAGAIGRRLGLPRRTMTLISGESLLNDATALTAYKVALAAAIGASTGVSKGLVTFVMAVVGGVVVGFVLGKTLVYIRSHLDDPTAESAIGLVAPFLVYLVAEQIGGSGVLAVVIAALIAAQRFSRAGYAVRLQDDAVWRAVQLVLESFAFLLIGLQLPTAVDELSGLSAAEIVVASVSVLGSVILVRLVWVFPFAYVPRLLSAKIRASEPPPDPRQLLIIAWAGMRGVVSLAAAFAVPLTTLSGDGFPGRPQIIFLTFIVVVGTLLLHGLTLPWLIRRLDVQGDQERLDAMAAAAAQEKAARAAGQLLDQLLADHSAELDEQTAEVLRSWNNRRQWSAWERVADRTAESPIAAFRELRLQMLAVERSAFLTERDVGNIDDEVLSKLLHGIDLEEAMLTRG, from the coding sequence ATGAGTGCCTCGCTGCTGGCGATCCTCGTCGTCTCCGTTCTGGTGGCCGCGGTCACCCGCAGGCACGACCTCTCCGCTCCGCTCGTCCTAGTCGTGGTGGGCCTGACGATCGGAATGCTGCCGGACATCGAGTACGTCGTCGACGTCGCCCTCGACCCCGAGGTGGTGCTCTACGTCGTGCTGCCGCCTCTGCTGTGGACGGCCGGACTGACGAGCAGCTCGGTGAGCATGCGCGCCAACAAACGCCCGATCGCGCTGCTGGCCGTCGCGTTGCCGCTGCTGACCACGGCCGTCGTCGGGTACGTCGCGTACCGCACGGTGCCCGAGATGACGCTGGCCGCCGCGTTCGTGCTCGGCGCGATCGTCGCGCCGCCGGACGCCGTGTCCGCGGGCGCGATCGGCCGCAGGCTCGGGCTGCCCCGCCGGACCATGACGCTGATCAGCGGCGAGAGCCTGCTGAACGACGCGACGGCGCTGACCGCCTACAAGGTCGCGCTGGCCGCCGCGATCGGCGCGTCGACCGGGGTGTCCAAGGGTTTGGTGACGTTCGTGATGGCGGTGGTCGGCGGCGTGGTCGTCGGGTTCGTGCTCGGCAAGACCCTGGTGTACATCCGCTCCCACCTCGACGACCCGACCGCCGAGAGCGCGATCGGGCTGGTCGCGCCGTTCCTGGTCTACCTGGTCGCCGAGCAGATCGGCGGGTCCGGTGTGCTCGCGGTCGTCATCGCGGCGCTGATCGCCGCCCAGCGGTTCTCCCGGGCCGGCTACGCGGTCCGCCTGCAGGACGACGCGGTGTGGCGGGCCGTCCAGCTGGTGCTCGAGTCCTTCGCCTTCCTGTTGATCGGACTGCAGTTGCCGACCGCGGTCGACGAACTGAGCGGCCTCTCCGCCGCAGAGATCGTCGTCGCGTCGGTGTCGGTGCTCGGGAGCGTCATCCTGGTGCGCCTCGTCTGGGTGTTCCCGTTCGCCTATGTGCCCAGGCTGCTGTCGGCCAAGATCCGCGCTTCCGAACCACCACCGGACCCGCGGCAGCTGCTGATCATCGCGTGGGCGGGCATGCGCGGGGTGGTGTCCCTGGCCGCGGCGTTCGCCGTGCCGCTGACCACGCTGTCCGGTGATGGTTTCCCAGGCCGGCCGCAAATCATCTTCCTCACGTTCATCGTGGTGGTGGGCACCCTGCTGCTGCACGGACTGACGCTGCCGTGGTTGATCCGCCGGCTGGACGTCCAGGGTGACCAGGAGCGCCTCGACGCCATGGCGGCCGCCGCGGCGCAGGAGAAGGCCGCCCGTGCCGCCGGCCAACTGCTCGATCAGCTGCTGGCCGACCATTCCGCCGAGCTCGACGAGCAGACCGCGGAGGTGCTCCGGTCCTGGAACAACCGGCGGCAGTGGTCGGCATGGGAACGGGTCGCCGACCGCACCGCCGAATCGCCGATCGCCGCGTTCCGGGAGCTGCGACTGCAGATGCTGGCGGTCGAGCGCAGCGCGTTCCTGACCGAGCGCGACGTCGGGAACATCGATGACGAGGTGCTGAGCAAGCTGCTGCACGGCATCGACCTGGAGGAGGCGATGCTCACTCGGGGGTGA
- a CDS encoding MarR family winged helix-turn-helix transcriptional regulator, translating to MQDVERAALEAAIGADVRALTAESDQIGYQFSALHTLSPNDFRALLYVSVAEGAGTPLTAGELRERMGTSGAAITYLVERMIASGHLLRDSDPADRRKVMLRMSPRGRAVARAFFTPLAGHTHDALAALPDSDLVAAHRVFVALIDAMGAFRASLAVTPE from the coding sequence GTGCAGGATGTCGAGCGGGCGGCGCTGGAGGCCGCGATCGGCGCGGACGTGCGGGCGCTGACGGCCGAGTCCGACCAGATCGGGTACCAGTTTTCCGCCTTACATACGTTGAGCCCCAACGACTTCCGCGCTCTGCTCTATGTCAGTGTGGCCGAGGGCGCGGGCACCCCGCTGACCGCCGGTGAGCTCAGGGAGCGGATGGGCACCTCCGGCGCGGCCATCACCTACCTGGTCGAGCGGATGATCGCGTCCGGCCACCTGCTGCGCGATTCCGACCCCGCCGACCGGCGCAAGGTGATGCTGCGGATGTCCCCGCGGGGCAGGGCCGTGGCGCGCGCGTTCTTCACCCCGCTGGCCGGCCACACCCACGATGCGCTGGCCGCACTGCCCGACAGCGACCTGGTGGCCGCCCACCGGGTCTTCGTCGCGCTGATCGACGCGATGGGTGCGTTCCGGGCCTCGCTCGCCGTCACCCCCGAGTGA
- a CDS encoding cation diffusion facilitator family transporter, which translates to MGAGHDHSHGGDTKVSRMVLGAAILTIFFVVELTTALAINSIALLADAGHMLTDLVAMFMGLTAVLLARRGSSSPSRTYGWHRAEVFTAVANAALLLGVAAFILYEAVERIGHAPEVPGVPLIVVALAGLLANAAVVLLLRSHSKESLAVKGAYMEVVADTLGSIGVLIAGIVTVTTGWPYADVVVAVLVALWVLPRAISLARSALRILSESSPSHIDVEELRAALGAVDGVTEVHDLHVWTLVPGKDMVTAHLTSDRHSAQVLDEARAVLTARGLDHSTVQIEPPDTAAGCDCESQKR; encoded by the coding sequence ATGGGCGCCGGACACGATCACAGCCACGGCGGTGACACGAAGGTCTCCCGGATGGTGCTCGGGGCGGCCATCCTCACGATCTTCTTCGTCGTCGAGCTGACCACCGCGCTCGCGATCAACTCCATCGCGCTGCTGGCCGACGCCGGCCACATGCTGACCGACCTGGTCGCGATGTTCATGGGCCTGACCGCCGTGCTGCTGGCCCGACGGGGCAGCAGCTCGCCGTCGCGGACCTACGGCTGGCACCGCGCCGAGGTGTTCACCGCCGTCGCCAACGCCGCACTGCTGCTCGGCGTGGCCGCGTTCATCCTCTACGAGGCCGTCGAACGGATCGGTCACGCCCCGGAGGTCCCCGGGGTGCCGCTGATCGTCGTCGCGCTGGCCGGCCTGCTGGCCAACGCCGCGGTGGTGCTGCTGCTGCGCTCGCACTCCAAGGAGAGCCTGGCGGTCAAGGGCGCCTACATGGAGGTCGTCGCCGACACCCTGGGCAGCATCGGGGTGCTGATCGCAGGCATCGTCACCGTCACCACGGGCTGGCCGTACGCCGACGTCGTCGTCGCGGTGCTGGTCGCCCTGTGGGTGCTGCCCCGGGCCATCTCGCTGGCCCGGTCGGCGCTGCGGATCCTGTCGGAGTCCTCACCGAGCCACATCGACGTCGAAGAGCTGCGCGCCGCGCTGGGCGCGGTGGACGGCGTCACCGAGGTCCACGATCTGCACGTGTGGACGCTGGTACCGGGCAAGGACATGGTCACCGCTCATCTGACCAGCGATCGGCACTCCGCACAGGTCCTCGACGAAGCGCGTGCGGTGCTGACCGCGCGCGGGCTGGACCACTCCACGGTGCAGATCGAGCCGCCCGACACCGCCGCAGGCTGCGACTGCGAGAGTCAGAAGCGCTAG
- a CDS encoding lumazine-binding protein: MTAPGGADGTDGAESTGSAVIPFLGALAIIVAVVIGIFLINLFSGDGLTEEQQIARAASGQNDALQRADYGAFISYTCAEQVADEAKILDAQRQSVENRGERYVDRVAGVAVDGDRATADITYYFESDKDAKETVPMTFVREGGSWKVCSPGPS; encoded by the coding sequence GTGACCGCGCCCGGCGGGGCGGACGGGACCGACGGGGCGGAGTCGACCGGATCTGCCGTGATCCCGTTCCTCGGGGCGCTGGCGATCATTGTGGCCGTCGTGATCGGAATCTTTTTGATCAACCTGTTCTCCGGCGACGGACTGACCGAAGAGCAGCAGATCGCGCGTGCCGCGTCGGGCCAGAACGACGCGCTGCAGCGCGCGGACTACGGCGCGTTCATCTCCTACACCTGCGCCGAACAGGTTGCCGACGAGGCGAAAATTCTTGACGCCCAACGTCAATCGGTGGAAAACCGGGGCGAGCGGTATGTCGACCGGGTGGCCGGGGTGGCGGTGGACGGCGACCGCGCCACCGCCGACATCACCTATTACTTCGAGTCGGACAAGGACGCCAAGGAGACCGTGCCGATGACCTTCGTCCGCGAGGGCGGAAGCTGGAAGGTCTGTTCGCCCGGCCCCAGCTAG